GGGACGTTGATGAGCACGTCCGATTCAAGCAGCAGCCCGTGCACCTTGACCTCGGTGAGCCGTTTTCCGCCCGGCACCGCAACCCGCTCGTAATAGCCCTCGCTGTTTCCGGGGACCATCTTTCCGCCGGCGTCCCGGACCGCCCTCTCGATGCCGCTCGACCTGTAACTCTGCGCCCACGGGTCACAGGTGTGGTCGAAAACGGACACCTCCCGGGCCCCGGCCTGCAGGCAGTGCTCCACAATGCGCCTGACGAGCGCCGGATTGGTGTTGGCACCGCGTTCCGGGGTCACGTCCCAACCGATGTTCGGCTTGACCACGACCCTGCTGCCCTTGGGAACGAAGGCCTGCATGCCGCCAAGGGAGGCCATGGCCTGGTCGAACATCGCCCCCGGTTCCCCGCCGCGCACGGCCACGAGGTCGTATGCCGGGGCGGTCGAGGCATCGGCGGCCAGCAACTGCGAGTAGCCACCCAAGGCCACCGTGGACCCGACGACAATGCCTCCCCCGATCACGTTTTTAAGAAAACGACGACGATCCATAATCCTCCCTGTCCGCTTCATGACAAAAAACTCCACCTGCAGACATCGGATACGACAAAAACCAGCACCTTGCCAAACGCTTCGGCCACGTATCGGGAGCACATGCCGCACTCACGCGGCCAGATGAATGACAGTCCGTTTCACGGACGAACCTGCCCGCCACCGGATAATGCAGCCCTGTCGCGGCCGCGAGTTGTACCGTACAGAGAACAAACTAAAGCAGCCGTC
This genomic interval from Deltaproteobacteria bacterium HGW-Deltaproteobacteria-18 contains the following:
- a CDS encoding tat (twin-arginine translocation) pathway signal sequence, which translates into the protein MDRRRFLKNVIGGGIVVGSTVALGGYSQLLAADASTAPAYDLVAVRGGEPGAMFDQAMASLGGMQAFVPKGSRVVVKPNIGWDVTPERGANTNPALVRRIVEHCLQAGAREVSVFDHTCDPWAQSYRSSGIERAVRDAGGKMVPGNSEGYYERVAVPGGKRLTEVKVHGLLLESDVLINVPVLKHHSSTMLTVGMKNLMGVVWDRGYWHRNDLHQCIADFVSYRRPTLTVVDAYNVMKQNGPRGVSAADVVQMQALVVSADPVAADAAAAKLFGFEPEAVRHIQLASQMNLGSMDLGALSIKRIRL